A DNA window from Planctomycetota bacterium contains the following coding sequences:
- a CDS encoding VWA domain-containing protein, which yields MSDFSVFAGRAIQRRRARTRSAVVVAAVVAALEVAVTAAVTAIVVGAVGLAVVIVMPGAPAAAAGPAEKAATTDVSPEFKALKKQALAVARSGSPGLRQEVLLRLAAYDTAEAIDLVIRVGLSAKEPATRSAARDALAEHRDDPAFTERLVDATVRELRAGRTDVAADLAAVLLGTPAGFEPGPLHNWLDGGAADGPAGVRLCWEVATSAAARGGVEEVAVLEGLARLRLFTTDFPFRRGVVRALIAVHRVEGVEALVRILATLKGEARADVVAYLAHVTGVNFGTDAAGWRKWLDDHRDGLVMPEPRADYPPPATPLVAADNHSDPAYYGIPLYAERVVFVVDTSASMDERGRLETAKRELESALYTLPDDALFTIVAYSDKVAAWEGQLVRADDDGKRRAAAFVRALRPHGQTATGDALALAFSYDTEAVYLLSDGRPTAGRVVEPAAIVRMVAEANKSRRVSLHTIGIAPDGGLAEFLAILAKANFGQFRRVDD from the coding sequence ATGAGTGACTTCTCTGTTTTCGCTGGCCGGGCGATCCAACGACGACGGGCGCGGACGCGCTCCGCGGTGGTGGTCGCGGCCGTCGTCGCTGCCCTGGAAGTCGCCGTGACCGCGGCCGTGACTGCGATCGTTGTCGGGGCCGTGGGCCTCGCAGTCGTCATCGTGATGCCGGGAGCTCCCGCCGCGGCGGCGGGGCCGGCGGAGAAGGCCGCGACCACCGACGTGTCGCCCGAGTTCAAGGCGCTCAAGAAGCAAGCGCTCGCCGTCGCCCGGTCCGGGTCGCCGGGACTGCGGCAGGAAGTGCTCCTGCGCCTGGCGGCCTACGACACCGCCGAGGCGATCGACCTGGTGATCCGCGTCGGCCTGTCGGCGAAGGAACCGGCCACGCGCAGCGCCGCCCGAGACGCGCTCGCCGAACACCGCGACGACCCGGCATTCACCGAACGCCTCGTCGATGCCACCGTGCGCGAGCTCCGCGCCGGGCGCACCGACGTCGCCGCCGACCTCGCCGCCGTCCTCCTCGGCACGCCCGCCGGGTTCGAGCCCGGGCCGCTGCACAACTGGCTCGACGGCGGCGCCGCCGACGGGCCGGCCGGCGTGCGCCTCTGCTGGGAAGTGGCGACCTCCGCGGCGGCGCGTGGGGGCGTCGAGGAGGTGGCCGTGCTCGAAGGGCTGGCGCGGCTCCGCCTGTTCACCACCGATTTCCCGTTTCGCCGCGGCGTCGTCCGGGCGCTGATCGCGGTGCATCGCGTCGAGGGGGTCGAGGCGCTGGTGCGGATCCTCGCCACGCTCAAGGGCGAGGCCCGGGCCGACGTCGTCGCCTACCTCGCCCACGTCACCGGCGTGAACTTCGGCACCGACGCCGCCGGATGGCGGAAGTGGCTCGACGACCACCGCGACGGCCTGGTGATGCCCGAGCCGCGGGCCGACTATCCGCCGCCGGCCACGCCGCTGGTGGCGGCCGACAACCACTCCGATCCGGCGTACTACGGGATCCCGCTCTACGCCGAGCGCGTCGTGTTCGTCGTCGACACCTCGGCGAGCATGGACGAACGGGGCCGGCTCGAGACGGCCAAGCGCGAGCTCGAGTCGGCGCTGTACACGCTCCCCGACGACGCGCTGTTCACGATCGTCGCCTACTCCGACAAGGTCGCGGCCTGGGAAGGGCAGCTCGTCAGGGCCGACGACGACGGCAAGCGGCGCGCGGCGGCATTCGTGCGTGCCCTCCGCCCCCATGGCCAGACCGCCACCGGCGACGCCCTGGCGCTCGCCTTCTCCTACGACACCGAGGCGGTCTACCTCCTCTCCGACGGCCGGCCGACCGCCGGCCGGGTCGTGGAGCCGGCGGCGATCGTGCGGATGGTGGCCGAGGCCAACAAGAGCCGGCGGGTGTCGCTGCACACGATCGGCATCGCCCCCGACGGTGGCCTGGCCGAGTTTCTCGCGATCCTCGCCAAGGCGAATTTCGGCCAGTTCCGCCGCGTCGACGACTAG
- a CDS encoding NAAT family transporter — protein MSTFSAALLLFFVMDPLGNVPLFLSALKAVDPARRTRVVARELLVAYGLLVAFLFVGRPLLDTLNISEPALTLAGGIVLFLIALRMVFPGVHGALAEEHDGEPFIVPLAIPYVAGPSALATVLLLASSQPERHVDWFLAISGAWLATAAILLCGAGLARVLGPRGLTAVERLMGMVLVASAVQMALDGLAKAFPARG, from the coding sequence ATGAGCACGTTCTCGGCGGCGCTGCTGCTGTTTTTCGTGATGGATCCGCTCGGCAACGTGCCGCTGTTCCTGTCGGCGCTCAAGGCGGTCGATCCGGCGCGGCGCACGCGGGTGGTGGCCCGCGAGCTGCTCGTCGCCTACGGTCTGCTGGTGGCGTTCCTGTTCGTCGGCCGGCCGCTCCTCGACACGCTGAATATCTCCGAGCCGGCGCTGACGCTCGCCGGCGGGATCGTGCTGTTCCTGATCGCCCTGCGGATGGTGTTCCCCGGCGTCCACGGGGCGCTCGCCGAGGAGCACGACGGCGAGCCGTTCATCGTGCCGCTGGCGATCCCCTACGTCGCCGGGCCGTCGGCGCTGGCGACGGTGCTCCTCCTGGCCAGCAGCCAGCCCGAGCGCCACGTCGACTGGTTCCTGGCGATCAGCGGGGCGTGGCTGGCGACGGCGGCGATCCTGCTGTGTGGCGCCGGCCTGGCGCGCGTGCTCGGACCGCGCGGGCTGACCGCGGTCGAGCGGCTGATGGGGATGGTGCTCGTCGCCTCGGCCGTGCAGATGGCGCTCGACGGCCTCGCCAAGGCGTTCCCGGCGCGCGGCTGA